A stretch of the Capsicum annuum cultivar UCD-10X-F1 chromosome 10, UCD10Xv1.1, whole genome shotgun sequence genome encodes the following:
- the LOC124887874 gene encoding F-box protein At2g40925-like, translated as MELMDVAEATCHFNCPFQDDIIMEILYRLPIRDLVQFKCVSKLWNALISDPYFVNKISIVPRMIHIPKNFLFTNVPLRILQLPSILTGYSLGLGYDSTSGDYKILNIHSGRHGSKVPGEIFSLKSGSWRTIDNHPRGIENLLHCSGSALALVNDAFHWVCISGNYFDDSRAFSLVSFSISKEVYADIPLPGQLLRLGGNIGIGVSELDGMLCAYSICEHQRKRTFKLWVLKDYGVGECNYLHLDCVIGIGISELDGMLCAHSICEHQRKRTFKLWVLKDYGVGESWIALFVIDASDILRAVPKYRFADGEVLFLSTNLLGKPTHSFWTSRGSFGMCYSIRGGFAFTESLISPKSFI; from the exons ATGGAGCTTATGGATGTTGCTGAGGCCACTTGTCATTTTAATTGCCCTTTCCAGGACGACATAATTATGGAGATCCTCTACAGGTTACCCATCCGCGATCTTGTTCAATTCAAATGTGTTTCTAAATTGTGGAATGCATTAATATCTGATCCTTACTTTGTCAACAAGATCTCGATCGTGCCAAGAATGATCCACATTCCCAAAAACTTCTTATTTACCAACGTTCCCTTACGGATCCTTCAACTTCCATCTATTCTT ACTGGTTATTCTTTAGGATTGGGTTATGACTCAACTAGTGGTGACTATAAGATCCTAAATATTCACAGTGGCAGGCATGGTAGCAAAGTACCTGGTGAAATTTTCTCGTTGAAAAGTGGTTCCTGGAGAACTATTGATAACCATCCACGTGGAATTGAGAATTTACTGCATTGTTCGGGTTCTGCTTTGGCATTAGTAAACGATGCATTTCATTGGGTCTGTATCTCTGGAAACTATTTCGACGATTCAAGAGCTTTCTCTTTGGTTTCATTTAGTATTTCAAAAGAAGTGTATGCAGACATACCATTGCCAGGGCAATTATTACGCTTGGGGGGCAACATCGGTATTGGCGTTTCTGAATTGGACGGAATGCTTTGTGCTTATTCTATTTGTGAGCATCAGAGGAAGCGCACATTTAAGTTATGGGTATTGAAAGACTATGGTGTCGGTGAATGCAATTATTTACACTTGGATTGCGTCATCGGTATTGGCATTTCTGAATTGGACGGAATGCTTTGTGCTCATTCTATTTGTGAGCATCAGAGGAAGCGCACATTTAAGTTATGGGTATTGAAAGACTATGGGGTTGGTGAATCTTGGATTGCATTGTTTGTTATAGATGCTTCGGACATTTTGAGGGCCGTACCAAAATATAGGTTTGCGGACGGTGAAGTGCTATTCTTGTCCACCAATTTGCTGGGTAAACCAACACATTCATTTTGGACATCCAGAGGGTCATTTGGAATGTGTTATTCCATTCGGGGTGGATTTGCTTTTACAGAAAGCTTGATCTCTCCTAAATCATTTATTTAG